A DNA window from Bradyrhizobium barranii subsp. barranii contains the following coding sequences:
- a CDS encoding oxidoreductase yields the protein MRVWFITGASRGFGALIAEAALKAGDAVVATARDPSTVTARLGTHERLLATRLDVTSETEAHEAAGQAVKKFGRIDILVNNAGYGLLGAIEEASGAETQKLFGTNVFGLLGVTRAVLPHMRRQRSGHVINISSVGGYTGYPGWGVYGATKFAVEGISEALAGEVAPLGIKVTVVEPGFFRTDFLDDTSLSRTAQVIDDYHESVGKTRAHAAEFNHGQRGDPRKLAQAFLTLVDAKNPPLRLPLGSDTVERIEAKNAFVARELAGWRSVATSTDFTNDGA from the coding sequence ATGCGTGTCTGGTTCATCACAGGAGCATCCCGCGGATTTGGCGCTTTGATCGCCGAAGCCGCCTTGAAGGCCGGCGATGCCGTAGTCGCGACCGCGCGCGATCCGTCCACTGTCACCGCGCGCCTCGGCACGCACGAGCGCCTGCTGGCCACCCGGCTCGACGTCACAAGTGAGACCGAGGCGCATGAGGCCGCAGGTCAGGCCGTGAAGAAGTTCGGCCGCATCGATATCCTGGTCAACAATGCCGGCTACGGCCTGCTCGGCGCGATCGAGGAGGCCAGCGGCGCGGAGACGCAAAAGCTGTTCGGCACGAATGTGTTCGGCCTGCTCGGCGTCACCCGCGCGGTGCTGCCGCATATGCGCCGCCAGCGTTCCGGCCACGTCATCAACATCTCGTCGGTCGGCGGCTACACCGGTTATCCCGGCTGGGGCGTCTATGGCGCGACCAAGTTCGCGGTCGAGGGAATCAGCGAAGCGCTGGCCGGCGAAGTCGCGCCGCTCGGCATCAAGGTCACCGTGGTCGAGCCGGGCTTCTTCCGCACCGACTTCCTCGACGACACCTCGCTGTCGCGCACCGCGCAGGTGATCGACGACTATCACGAGAGTGTCGGCAAGACCCGCGCTCACGCCGCCGAATTCAACCACGGCCAGCGCGGCGATCCGCGCAAGCTGGCGCAGGCCTTCCTGACGCTGGTCGATGCCAAGAACCCGCCGCTGCGCCTGCCGCTCGGCAGCGACACCGTGGAGCGGATCGAGGCGAAGAACGCTTTCGTTGCGCGGGAGCTGGCGGGATGGCGATCGGTCGCGACCTCGACCGACTTCACCAATGACGGCGCTTGA
- a CDS encoding GNAT family N-acetyltransferase, producing MSTLGLEDLKQYLDVLRTRQGEAINVRFVEPRDTEELQHYFRSLSTRSRYNRFFGAISELPKGLLSEFLDVGARERFTVVATKMVDGFETIVAEARYAFHAETSTLEFGLSVDDRWQGHGIATALMKNLECRAAALGAEHMFGDTLRSNETMISLARKSGFAFVNHPDDWKLVLFDKEIAVAPKDIPCASWRLAALSRQADSPSASA from the coding sequence ATGAGCACTCTTGGCCTGGAAGATCTGAAGCAATATTTGGACGTGCTGCGCACCCGGCAGGGTGAGGCGATCAACGTTCGCTTCGTCGAGCCGCGCGACACCGAGGAGCTTCAGCACTATTTCCGCTCGCTCTCGACCCGCTCCCGCTACAACCGCTTCTTCGGAGCGATCAGCGAATTGCCGAAGGGCCTGCTGAGCGAATTCCTCGATGTCGGAGCGCGCGAGCGCTTTACCGTTGTGGCGACCAAGATGGTCGACGGCTTCGAGACCATCGTCGCCGAGGCGCGCTACGCCTTCCATGCCGAAACCTCGACACTCGAGTTCGGCCTATCGGTCGACGACCGCTGGCAGGGCCACGGCATCGCCACCGCGCTGATGAAGAATCTCGAATGCCGCGCGGCAGCTCTTGGTGCCGAGCACATGTTCGGCGACACGCTGCGCTCCAACGAGACCATGATCTCGCTCGCCCGCAAATCCGGCTTCGCTTTCGTCAATCATCCCGACGACTGGAAGCTGGTGCTCTTCGACAAGGAGATCGCCGTCGCACCGAAAGACATTCCCTGCGCGAGCTGGCGCCTCGCCGCCCTTTCCCGTCAGGCCGACAGCCCCTCAGCCTCGGCCTGA
- a CDS encoding DUF1127 domain-containing protein, translated as MSTLTHNSMTNHHAPGLIQQIGETLHVWHERYRTRRELTHWTARDLHDVGLSWTDIAYEADKPFWRA; from the coding sequence ATGTCTACTTTGACCCACAATTCGATGACAAATCATCATGCACCCGGCCTGATCCAGCAGATCGGCGAGACGCTTCACGTCTGGCACGAGCGCTACCGGACCCGCCGCGAACTGACCCACTGGACGGCCCGCGATCTCCACGACGTCGGCCTGTCCTGGACCGACATCGCCTACGAGGCTGACAAACCCTTCTGGCGGGCCTGA
- a CDS encoding transcriptional regulator GcvA: protein MTARLPSLNGLRAFEAAARHLSFTLAASELNVTQTAISHQIRRLEEELGIRLFVRQNRALALTPEARDYLPGVRAAFNDLRLATDRLLRKDDDKVLTVSTLASLAAKWLLPRLTDFQEQHPGIDVRITTSTSLVDFQRDNVDAAIRYGRGQWPGLRADWLMADELFPVCSPSLLRGDKPLRQPEDLKGYPLLHTSNANSDDWRLWLTAAGLPGDIARQPGITFDMIFMTIQAAIDGIGVAMGRTSYVQDDIAKGRLVVPFKIALPADAGFYLVAPEGRREAPKLAAFREWMIAATQNKA from the coding sequence ATGACTGCCAGATTGCCCTCCCTGAACGGATTGCGGGCCTTTGAGGCCGCCGCGCGCCATCTCAGCTTCACGCTGGCCGCGTCCGAGCTGAACGTGACCCAGACCGCGATCAGCCATCAGATCCGGCGGCTCGAGGAGGAGCTCGGCATCCGCCTGTTCGTCCGGCAGAACCGCGCGCTGGCGCTGACGCCGGAAGCGCGCGACTATTTGCCGGGCGTCCGCGCCGCCTTCAACGACCTCCGCCTTGCGACCGACCGGCTGCTGCGCAAGGACGACGACAAGGTGCTGACCGTCTCGACGCTGGCATCGCTCGCCGCGAAATGGCTGCTGCCGCGGCTGACCGATTTCCAGGAGCAGCACCCCGGCATCGACGTCCGCATCACCACCTCGACCAGCCTCGTCGATTTCCAGCGCGACAATGTCGATGCCGCGATTCGCTATGGCCGCGGTCAATGGCCGGGCCTGCGCGCCGACTGGCTGATGGCGGACGAGCTGTTTCCGGTGTGCAGTCCGTCGCTGCTGCGCGGCGACAAGCCGCTGCGCCAGCCTGAGGATCTCAAAGGCTATCCGCTGCTGCACACCTCCAATGCCAACAGCGATGACTGGCGGCTGTGGCTGACGGCGGCCGGCCTTCCGGGCGACATCGCCAGGCAGCCCGGCATCACCTTCGACATGATCTTCATGACCATCCAGGCCGCAATCGACGGCATCGGCGTGGCAATGGGGCGAACCTCCTACGTTCAGGACGACATCGCCAAGGGCCGGCTCGTGGTGCCCTTCAAGATCGCGCTGCCGGCCGATGCCGGCTTCTACCTGGTCGCGCCGGAGGGCCGGCGCGAGGCGCCGAAGCTCGCCGCGTTCCGCGAGTGGATGATCGCTGCAACGCAGAATAAAGCGTGA
- the tcuC gene encoding MFS transporter produces MAGPATNPPEIKSRIGAILRATSGNFLEQFDFFLFGFYAAAIGKAFFPSTNETASLLNTFGVFWLGALMRPVGAIVLGAYIDRIGRRQGLIVTLGIMAIGTVVIAFCPSYATIGIAAPVIVLIGRLLQGFSAGVELGGVSVYLAEISTPGNRGFYTSFQSSSQQVAIFVASILGFILSEVMPADVVTAWGWRIPFFVGCLIIPLIFMLRRTLEETPAFLAMKKHPTANEVFASALANWRIVILGMMIAVLTTTTFYFVTVYTPTFGKTVLKLSTQDALLVTLLVAVTNFFWNPVGGALSDRIGRKPVLLAIAGLALVTAYPALSWLVAAPTFGKLLAVEMLFSFYFGMYSGTMLGALVEIVPAHVRTTCFSLAFALAAALFGTFTPFASTLLIDYTGNKASPGFWLMFAAALGIIAASIVYRGGRQAVTTYDATGEAAPAVSH; encoded by the coding sequence ATGGCTGGACCAGCAACCAATCCGCCCGAGATCAAGTCGCGCATCGGCGCGATCCTCCGCGCCACCTCCGGCAATTTTCTCGAGCAGTTCGATTTCTTCCTGTTCGGCTTCTATGCCGCCGCGATCGGCAAGGCGTTCTTCCCCTCCACCAACGAGACGGCGTCGCTGCTCAACACTTTCGGCGTGTTCTGGCTCGGCGCCTTGATGCGCCCCGTCGGCGCGATCGTGCTCGGCGCCTACATCGACCGCATCGGCCGCCGCCAGGGCCTGATCGTCACGCTCGGCATCATGGCCATCGGCACCGTCGTGATCGCGTTCTGCCCGAGCTATGCGACCATCGGCATCGCGGCGCCCGTCATCGTGCTGATCGGCCGCCTGCTGCAGGGCTTCTCCGCCGGCGTCGAGCTCGGCGGCGTCTCGGTCTATCTCGCGGAAATCTCCACGCCCGGCAATCGCGGCTTCTACACCTCGTTCCAGTCGTCGAGCCAGCAGGTCGCGATCTTCGTGGCCTCGATCCTCGGCTTCATCCTGTCCGAGGTGATGCCGGCGGACGTCGTGACCGCCTGGGGCTGGCGCATTCCCTTCTTCGTCGGTTGCCTCATCATTCCCCTGATCTTCATGCTGCGGCGGACGCTCGAGGAAACGCCGGCCTTCCTCGCCATGAAGAAGCACCCGACGGCAAACGAGGTGTTCGCCTCCGCGCTCGCCAACTGGCGCATCGTCATCCTCGGCATGATGATCGCGGTCCTGACCACGACGACATTCTACTTCGTCACCGTGTACACGCCGACCTTCGGCAAGACGGTGCTGAAGCTCTCGACGCAGGACGCACTGCTCGTGACGCTGCTCGTCGCCGTGACCAACTTCTTCTGGAATCCCGTCGGCGGCGCGCTGTCCGATCGCATCGGCCGCAAGCCGGTACTGCTCGCCATCGCCGGCCTGGCGCTCGTCACCGCCTACCCGGCACTGTCCTGGCTGGTCGCCGCGCCGACTTTCGGCAAACTGCTCGCGGTCGAGATGTTGTTCTCGTTCTATTTCGGCATGTACAGCGGCACCATGCTCGGTGCTCTCGTCGAGATCGTGCCGGCGCATGTCCGCACCACCTGCTTCTCGCTGGCCTTCGCGCTCGCCGCTGCGCTGTTCGGCACGTTCACGCCATTCGCCTCGACCTTGCTGATCGACTACACCGGCAACAAAGCCTCACCCGGCTTCTGGCTGATGTTCGCCGCTGCGCTTGGCATCATTGCCGCATCGATCGTCTATCGCGGTGGCCGCCAAGCGGTGACGACGTACGATGCGACCGGTGAAGCGGCGCCGGCGGTGAGCCACTGA
- a CDS encoding Rieske (2Fe-2S) protein, translating to MARHVIAAVDELPPGTRKFLEIDGRPIAVFNIKGEYFGLMNRCPHQGAALCEGPLIGLAQSKDPGEIEYTKLGEIIRCPWHGWEFDIRTGQSYCDPRRFRVKAYPAHVEPGASVVKGPYVAETIPVKVESDYVVVEL from the coding sequence ATGGCGCGGCACGTGATTGCGGCGGTGGATGAGCTTCCGCCGGGCACGCGAAAATTTCTGGAGATCGACGGACGGCCGATTGCGGTCTTCAACATCAAGGGCGAGTATTTCGGCCTGATGAACCGCTGCCCGCATCAGGGCGCGGCGCTGTGCGAGGGCCCGCTGATTGGGCTCGCGCAATCAAAGGATCCCGGCGAGATCGAATACACCAAGCTCGGCGAGATCATCCGCTGCCCCTGGCACGGTTGGGAGTTCGACATCCGCACCGGCCAGTCCTATTGCGACCCCCGTCGCTTCCGCGTGAAGGCCTATCCGGCGCATGTCGAGCCGGGTGCGAGCGTGGTGAAGGGCCCGTATGTCGCCGAGACCATCCCGGTGAAGGTCGAGAGCGATTACGTGGTGGTGGAGCTTTAG
- a CDS encoding amidohydrolase family protein, whose amino-acid sequence MNVQFRESTESASPLTVKTAIADCDIHPARATRTELYPYLAKRWQHHLEVYGVHAYQGMMEGPPYPKAQPNASRRDAYPPEGGPQGSSLPFMQKQLLDPNNVELGVLNPLNTGQGIRNHELSAALCSAINDWQIDKWTSKDKRLKASIVVGNEDGLSAAAEIRERAGDKNFVQVLLLSRNVEPLGQRRYWPIYQAAEEAGLPVGVHAFGFGGNPITPSGWPSYYIEEMVGHSQCQQSALASLVLEGVFERFPKLKMVMIEAGFGWAPSLAWRLDKVWHRLRSEVPHVKRPPSEYIREQVWWTTQPMEDPERREDLFDVIKWIGWDRLLFATDYPHWDYDEPSRVLPAGVSDANREAFYLGNARKLYGIAA is encoded by the coding sequence ATGAATGTCCAATTCCGCGAGAGCACCGAATCCGCTTCCCCACTGACTGTCAAAACCGCAATCGCGGACTGCGACATCCATCCGGCACGCGCCACCCGCACCGAGCTCTATCCTTATCTGGCGAAACGCTGGCAGCATCATCTCGAAGTCTACGGCGTCCATGCCTATCAGGGCATGATGGAAGGCCCGCCCTATCCGAAGGCCCAGCCCAACGCATCGCGCCGCGATGCCTATCCGCCGGAAGGCGGACCGCAGGGCTCTTCGTTGCCCTTCATGCAGAAGCAGCTGCTCGATCCCAACAACGTGGAACTCGGGGTGCTCAATCCGCTCAACACCGGGCAGGGCATCCGCAATCACGAGCTCTCGGCGGCGCTGTGCTCGGCGATCAACGACTGGCAGATCGACAAATGGACCAGCAAGGACAAGCGTCTGAAGGCGTCCATTGTCGTCGGCAATGAGGACGGCCTGTCGGCCGCCGCCGAAATCCGCGAGCGCGCCGGCGACAAGAATTTCGTGCAGGTGCTGCTGCTCAGCCGCAATGTCGAGCCGCTCGGTCAACGCCGTTACTGGCCGATCTATCAGGCCGCGGAAGAGGCGGGGCTTCCCGTCGGCGTGCACGCTTTCGGCTTCGGCGGCAATCCGATCACGCCGTCCGGCTGGCCTTCCTATTACATCGAGGAGATGGTGGGCCACTCGCAGTGCCAGCAATCGGCGCTGGCGAGCCTTGTCTTGGAAGGTGTGTTCGAGCGCTTTCCGAAGCTGAAGATGGTGATGATCGAGGCCGGCTTCGGCTGGGCCCCGTCGCTCGCCTGGCGGCTCGACAAGGTCTGGCACCGGCTGCGCAGCGAAGTGCCGCATGTGAAGCGGCCGCCGTCGGAATATATCCGCGAGCAGGTGTGGTGGACCACGCAGCCGATGGAGGACCCGGAGCGGCGCGAGGACCTGTTCGACGTCATCAAATGGATCGGCTGGGACCGACTGCTGTTCGCGACCGACTATCCGCATTGGGACTATGACGAGCCGTCGCGCGTGCTGCCGGCGGGCGTCAGCGACGCCAACCGCGAAGCGTTCTATCTCGGCAATGCGCGCAAGCTCTATGGGATTGCCGCATGA
- a CDS encoding amidohydrolase family protein codes for MASLIAGGVDCDVHPAVPHLTSLLPYLNDYWRDQVTTRGMVDLVSQSYPQNSPIVARPDWRPETGKPGASLEDMQRHLLDPFQLKHAICNPLYGVQMVFSEDLQAAFCRALNEWLVKEWLDRDSRLRGSIVIPTQNVEKAVAEIERCAQDRRFVQVLMLVMGDTPLGKRALWPIYEAAERLQLPVGIHAGSAYHNPPTAVGWGSYHIEDYVGQAQAFQTQLTSLIVEGVFAKYPRLKMVMLESGVSWISPFLWRLHKFWRGGRMETPWVDRAPLDIVRSNIRFSLQPFDAPPEPETLIRLFDHMQSDELVLFSTDYPHWQFDGQDALPEGLTPDLVRKIMIENPHATYPRLT; via the coding sequence ATGGCGTCCCTGATTGCCGGCGGGGTGGATTGCGACGTGCATCCGGCCGTGCCGCATCTGACCAGCCTGCTGCCGTACCTGAATGACTATTGGCGCGATCAGGTGACGACGCGCGGCATGGTCGACCTTGTCTCGCAATCCTATCCGCAGAACTCGCCGATCGTTGCGCGTCCCGATTGGCGGCCGGAAACCGGCAAGCCCGGCGCAAGCCTGGAGGACATGCAGCGCCATCTGCTCGACCCCTTCCAGCTTAAGCACGCCATCTGCAATCCACTCTACGGCGTGCAGATGGTGTTTTCGGAAGATTTGCAGGCCGCCTTCTGCCGCGCGTTGAACGAGTGGCTGGTGAAGGAATGGCTCGATCGCGATTCACGGCTGCGTGGTTCGATCGTGATCCCCACGCAAAATGTCGAGAAAGCCGTCGCCGAGATCGAGCGCTGCGCACAGGACCGCCGCTTCGTGCAGGTGCTGATGCTGGTCATGGGCGACACGCCGCTCGGCAAGCGCGCGCTGTGGCCGATCTACGAGGCGGCGGAACGGCTCCAGCTGCCCGTCGGGATTCACGCCGGTTCCGCCTATCACAATCCGCCGACTGCCGTGGGCTGGGGTTCCTATCACATCGAGGATTATGTCGGTCAGGCCCAAGCGTTCCAGACTCAGCTCACCAGTCTGATCGTCGAGGGCGTGTTCGCCAAATATCCGCGGCTGAAAATGGTGATGCTCGAATCCGGCGTCTCCTGGATCTCCCCTTTTCTCTGGCGCCTGCACAAGTTCTGGCGCGGGGGGCGAATGGAGACGCCATGGGTCGATCGCGCGCCGCTCGACATTGTGCGCAGCAACATCCGGTTCTCTTTACAGCCATTTGATGCGCCGCCGGAACCTGAGACATTAATTCGCCTGTTTGATCATATGCAGTCCGACGAATTGGTTCTATTCTCGACGGACTATCCGCACTGGCAATTCGACGGCCAGGACGCGCTGCCCGAGGGCCTCACCCCCGATCTCGTGCGCAAAATCATGATCGAAAATCCGCATGCGACCTATCCCCGCCTGACTTAG
- a CDS encoding CinA family protein gives MKELVGIAEQVAARLIARKQTIAVAESSTGGLISASLLAVPGASAYFLGGAVVYTRDARRVLMDISDEGMKGFRSSSEPYAKLLAEQMRSRFGCDWGLSETGAAGPTGNRYGDAAGHSCMAVSGPAAEVITLETGNNDRFANMQMFAATALKLLLRKLEG, from the coding sequence ATGAAAGAGCTCGTCGGCATTGCGGAACAGGTTGCGGCCCGACTAATCGCGCGCAAACAGACCATTGCAGTGGCTGAATCCTCGACCGGCGGCCTGATCTCGGCCAGCCTGCTCGCGGTGCCCGGCGCCTCCGCCTATTTCCTCGGCGGCGCCGTGGTCTACACCCGCGATGCCAGGCGTGTGCTGATGGATATTTCGGACGAAGGAATGAAGGGCTTTCGCTCCTCGTCGGAGCCTTATGCAAAGCTGCTGGCCGAACAGATGCGCAGCCGTTTCGGCTGCGACTGGGGCCTGTCCGAAACCGGCGCCGCCGGCCCCACCGGCAACCGCTACGGCGATGCCGCCGGCCACAGCTGCATGGCGGTTTCGGGACCCGCGGCGGAGGTGATCACGCTGGAGACGGGCAACAACGACCGGTTTGCGAACATGCAGATGTTTGCTGCCACGGCGCTGAAGTTGTTGCTGAGGAAGCTGGAGGGGTGA
- a CDS encoding DUF1488 family protein has translation MPLSRDRIIGHDLERLAFRFTMMREDEVVHCQISDAAMDELAGMQGTESSARQAQFLSLRETIERLASDIYDEAPRVQGYVVRIFMRHLAR, from the coding sequence ATGCCGCTGTCGCGCGACAGGATCATCGGCCACGACCTCGAACGGTTGGCCTTTCGCTTCACGATGATGCGTGAGGATGAGGTCGTGCATTGCCAGATCAGCGATGCCGCGATGGACGAGCTCGCGGGCATGCAGGGTACCGAGAGCAGCGCGCGCCAGGCGCAGTTCCTATCCCTGCGTGAGACCATCGAGCGGCTCGCGTCGGATATCTATGACGAGGCGCCGCGGGTCCAGGGATATGTGGTGCGGATCTTCATGCGGCATCTGGCAAGATAG
- a CDS encoding tetratricopeptide repeat protein: MITAMIRLVTLGTFAAVLLSSPAFAAGGGGGGGGGGISSTDPYAGAYADQRLQPQPVYPKRWGTKATHKGRKPNNQSSIGDPAFAAGYRVAYDTIYERNDYATAIEQLKSLGHDDHPNVANLIGYSYRKLGDYEQSQVWYERALKADPNHVLTWQYYGLWQLERGNREQALYHLSRIAAICGTDCEEYRSLAAALDKPTGTALAY, translated from the coding sequence ATGATCACAGCGATGATCAGGCTCGTCACGCTCGGTACATTTGCGGCAGTACTGTTGAGCTCGCCGGCCTTTGCCGCCGGCGGCGGCGGTGGTGGTGGCGGGGGCGGCATCAGCTCCACTGATCCCTATGCCGGAGCCTATGCGGATCAGAGGCTGCAGCCGCAGCCAGTCTACCCGAAGCGCTGGGGCACCAAGGCAACACACAAAGGCAGGAAGCCGAACAACCAGTCCAGTATCGGCGATCCCGCCTTCGCGGCCGGCTACCGCGTGGCTTATGACACCATCTACGAGCGAAACGACTATGCGACCGCGATCGAGCAACTAAAATCGCTCGGCCATGACGACCATCCGAACGTCGCCAACCTCATCGGCTATTCCTACCGCAAGCTCGGCGACTACGAGCAGTCGCAGGTCTGGTACGAGCGCGCGTTGAAGGCAGATCCGAACCACGTATTGACGTGGCAGTATTACGGATTGTGGCAGCTCGAGCGGGGTAACCGCGAGCAGGCGCTCTATCATCTCAGCCGGATCGCTGCCATCTGCGGGACGGATTGTGAGGAGTATCGATCGCTGGCCGCGGCACTCGACAAGCCGACCGGCACGGCGCTCGCCTACTGA
- a CDS encoding AMP nucleosidase: MQSPPSIATKSFTDAALAVARLEEIYERNTKFLRDRFEAYVNGEAITTRVRAYYPFVRVTTATYARLDSRLAYGFVAGPGVHETSVTRPDLFRAYLTEQIGLLIQNHGVPVEIGESAEPIPIHFAYRRDINIEAAITTSENSLVTRSLRDAFDVPDLATMDDSIADGTFELQPGAPEPLSLFRAARVDYSLRRLYHYTGTDPEHFQNFVIFTNYQFYVDAFAQLCQQRLQSGEAGLEAFVAPGNVITGSGGATSGVAPARAPQMPAFHLVAPGYRGITLINIGTGPSNARNVTDHVAVLRPHAWLMLGHCAGLRNTQRLGDYVLAHGYVREDHVLDRELPLWVPIPALAEMQVALEQAVEDVTGLEGFELKRLMRTGTVASVDNRNWEISGPEVIRRMSQSRAVALDMESAAIAANGYRFRVPYGTLLCVSDKPLHGEIKLAGMASEFYRRRVGQHLEIGLKALERLKQQESERLHSRKLRSFAEVAFQ; this comes from the coding sequence ATGCAATCCCCACCCTCCATCGCCACCAAATCCTTCACCGACGCCGCCCTCGCCGTCGCCCGCCTCGAGGAAATCTACGAGCGCAACACGAAATTCCTGCGCGACCGGTTCGAGGCCTATGTCAACGGCGAGGCGATCACGACGCGGGTGCGGGCCTACTATCCCTTCGTCCGCGTCACCACCGCGACGTATGCGCGGCTGGACTCGCGTCTCGCCTACGGCTTCGTCGCCGGCCCCGGCGTGCACGAGACCAGCGTTACGCGGCCGGATCTGTTCCGCGCCTATCTCACCGAGCAGATCGGGCTGTTGATCCAGAACCACGGCGTTCCCGTCGAGATCGGCGAATCCGCCGAGCCGATCCCGATCCACTTCGCCTATCGCCGCGACATCAATATCGAAGCCGCAATCACCACCAGCGAGAATTCTCTTGTGACGCGATCGCTGCGCGACGCGTTCGACGTGCCTGATCTCGCCACCATGGACGATTCGATCGCCGACGGCACCTTCGAGCTCCAGCCCGGCGCGCCCGAGCCGTTGTCTCTGTTCCGCGCCGCCCGTGTCGATTATTCGCTGCGGCGGCTCTATCACTACACCGGCACCGATCCCGAGCATTTCCAGAATTTCGTGATCTTCACCAACTACCAGTTCTATGTCGATGCCTTCGCGCAGCTCTGCCAGCAGCGGCTGCAGTCCGGCGAAGCCGGCCTCGAAGCCTTCGTCGCGCCGGGCAATGTGATCACGGGCAGCGGCGGCGCAACCAGCGGGGTGGCGCCTGCCCGCGCGCCGCAGATGCCGGCTTTCCATCTGGTCGCGCCTGGCTATCGCGGCATCACCCTGATCAACATCGGCACCGGCCCGTCGAACGCGCGCAACGTCACCGACCACGTTGCTGTGCTGCGCCCGCATGCCTGGCTGATGCTCGGCCATTGCGCAGGCCTGCGCAACACGCAGCGGCTCGGCGACTACGTGCTCGCCCACGGCTATGTACGTGAGGACCACGTGCTCGACCGCGAGCTGCCGCTCTGGGTGCCGATCCCGGCACTGGCCGAGATGCAAGTCGCGCTCGAACAGGCGGTCGAGGACGTCACCGGCCTCGAAGGTTTCGAGCTGAAGCGCCTGATGCGCACGGGCACCGTCGCGAGCGTCGACAACCGCAACTGGGAGATCTCGGGGCCCGAGGTGATCCGCCGTATGTCGCAGTCGCGGGCGGTCGCGCTCGACATGGAATCGGCCGCGATCGCCGCCAACGGCTACCGCTTCCGCGTTCCCTACGGCACGCTACTGTGCGTCTCCGACAAGCCGCTGCATGGCGAGATCAAGCTCGCGGGCATGGCCAGCGAATTCTACCGCCGCCGCGTCGGCCAGCATCTCGAGATCGGCCTGAAGGCGCTGGAGCGGCTCAAGCAGCAGGAATCGGAACGGCTGCATTCGCGAAAGCTGCGAAGCTTCGCCGAGGTCGCGTTCCAGTAA